The following are encoded together in the Tripterygium wilfordii isolate XIE 37 chromosome 3, ASM1340144v1, whole genome shotgun sequence genome:
- the LOC119995472 gene encoding uncharacterized protein LOC119995472: MGMGTETPCRSYACVLWVLLFLSSIPHSFAPSNERSLVVGESSTLQLSSGFPIANSPGAGAGTSVVCERVHIHGLSRLKHLNKIAHSLKVKVSQKNSGLRGTNAEVCFHRNVSLGIGMCSQGQWEKVDKGSWARPMSPFYHKILDVRMAGSSLETTEVSIEEEFFLYRLVFLISGILLLTLASPLSKSLTFYYSSAMAIGVVLVILMVLFQGMKLLPSGRKNSLAIFFYSSVVGLGSFLLRYLPGLLHYILMEIGINEDMYNPLAIFLLAFVVLVGAWLGFWVVRKLVLTEDGAVDISTSHFVAWSIRVLAVFMILQSSLDSLLAAEALIAAIVISSVLRKVTRMKFLRHTFRKLLKLVKNIVTGSHLPDLSPFKYCNSGYIHNRHEDSNYRRPRSKRIDLASCDSPVQGVSSRTLTGDFSDSDTYASIIHKTPERRKFSRDEWEQFTRVCTKTAVEELVVSPGFGKWVAANAERITVTPNSAGGPGRRRRWLLWF; the protein is encoded by the exons ATGGGAATGGGTACCGAGACTCCCTGTCGGAGCTACGCTTGCGTCCTCTGGGTTCTCCTTTTCTTATCTTCGATTCCTCATTCGTTCGCTCCTTCCAATGAACGATCGTTGG TTGTTGGTGAGTCAAGTACATTGCAGCTGTCTTCTGGGTTCCCGATAGCAAACTCACCTGGTGCCGGAGCAGGCACTTCTGTGGTATGTGAGAGAGTTCACATTCATGGATTGTCGAGGCTCAAACACTTGAACAAGATTGCTCATTCCCTGAAGGTTAAAGTTTCACAAAAAAATTCAGGCTTAAGGGGAACAAATGCGGAAGTTTGTTTCCACAG GAATGTGTCTCTTGGGATAGGCATGTGCTCTCAAGGCCAGTGGGAGAAGGTCGATAAGGGTTCATGGGCTCGACCAATGTCACCTTTTTATCACAAGATCCTAGATGTACGCATGGCTGGTTCTTCCTTAGAAACTACCgaggtatccattgaagaag AATTTTTCCTATATCGCCTAGTATTTTTGATATCGGGTATCCTTCTGTTGACCCTTGCATCTCCTTTGAGCAAGTCATTGACTTTTTACTACAGCAGTGCCATGGCAATTGGTGTTGTCCTTGTAATATTGATGGTCCTTTTTCAG GGGATGAAGCTTCTTCCAAGTGGTAGAAAGAACTCACttgccatttttttttactcATCTGTG GTTGGTTTGGGATCTTTTCTGCTTCGCTATTTGCCAGGATTGTTACATTATATACTCATGGAAATTGGAATCAATGAAGACATGTACAATCCT TTGGCAATATTTTTGCTGGCATTTGTGGTTCTTGTTGGAGCATGGTTAGGTTTTTGGGTTGTACGCAAACTTGTGCTGACAGAAGATGGAGCAGTTGATATAAGTACATCCCATTTTGTTGCATGGTCTATTCGGGTTTTGGCAGTCTTTATGATTCTTCAG AGTTCTTTGGATTCCTTATTAGCAGCAGAAGCATTAATAGCGGCAATAGTTATCTCTTCGGTACTGAGGAAAGTTACTAGAATGAAATTTTTGCGGCACACGTTTAG GAAGTTGCTCAAACTAGTCAAAAACATCGTCACTGGTTCCCATCTTCCTGATTTATCACCATTTAAATATTGTAATAGTGGATATATACACAATAGGCATGAAGACTCTAATTACCGCAGGCCTCGGTCCAAAAGGATTGACCTTGCTTCATGCGATTCTCCTGTGCAAG GTGTTAGTAGCAGGACACTGACTGGTGATTTTTCAGATTCAGATACCTATGCATCTATTATCCATAAAACTCCTGAAAGGAGAAAATTCTCAAGAGATGAGTGGGAACAGTTCACCAGAGTCTGCACGAAAACAGCCGTTGAAGAACTTGTTGTTTCCCCGGGTTTCGGCAAATGGGTTGCAGCTAATGCAGAAAGAATCACTGTAACTCCCAACTCCGCTGGTGGTCCTGGTCGGCGTCGTAGGTGGCTCCTCTGGTTTTGA
- the LOC119987351 gene encoding telomere repeat-binding factor 2-like — MGAPKQKWTAEEEAALKAGVRKHGMGKWRTILMDPEFSDVLQSRSNVDLKDKWRNINVTAIWGSRQKAKLALKKSQPTSKNEGKMMALSTEIQTVDEGLDVNPPAVSSGMPRNASSKEPVKRLDNLILEAITKLKEPSGSDKASVASYIEEKYGAPNKLKRLVGTKLKLLTASSKLIKVKHKYRIAPSSTFSEPRRCPPQLLLEGRKMDSLKPEKPDPNNVIEPQTSKAEQGSINIFTKPQINAELSKMRNMTAEEAAAAAAQAVAEAEIAIAEAEAAAREAEEAEEEAEAAQVFAKAAMKALRYRNLHT, encoded by the exons ATGGGTGCTCCCAAACAAAAGTGGACTGCAGAAGAAGAAGCTGCCCTTAAAGCTGGAGTGCGTAAACATGGGATGGGAAAATGGCGCACTATACTCATGGACCCGGAGTTCAGTGATGTCTTGCAGTCACGTTCCAATGTTGATCTCAAG GACAAATGGAGAAATATTAACGTGACTGCAATATGGGGATCTAGGcagaaggccaaactagcactTAAGAAGAGCCAACCTACTTCTAAGAACGAGGGCAAAATGATGGCTCTGAGCACCGAAATTCAGACAGTTGATGAAGGTCTAGATGTTAATCCTCCAGCAGTTTCTAGTGGAATGCCAAGGAATGCTAGTTCCAAAGAACCAGTTAAAAG ATTGGATAATCTTATATTGGAGGCTATTACCAAGTTGAAGGAGCCAAGTGGTTCCGACAAAGCATCCGTTGCTTCATACATAGAG GAGAAATATGGGGCACCAAACAAACTCAAAAGGCTTGTGGGAACAAAGTTAAAGCTTTTGACAGCAAGCAGCAAATTGATCAAG GTAAAGCATAAATACAGGATTGCACCTAGTTCAACATTTTCTGAACCGAGAAGATGCCCTCCTCAATTACTCCTAGAGGGAAGGAAGATGGATTCTTTAAAACCTGAGAAACCTGACCCTAACAATGTAATTGAGCCTCAGACTTCAAAAGCAGAGCAGGGAAGCATCAACATATTTACCAAGCCCCAGATCAATGCTGAGCTTTCAAAGATGAGGAACATGACAGCAGAGGAAGCTGCTGCAGCTGCTGCACAAGCAGTTGCAGAGGCTGAAATTGCGATTGCAGAGGCTGAAGCAGCAGCAAGGGAGGCAGAGGAAGCAGAAGAGGAAGCGGAAGCAGCACAAGTATTTGCCAAAGCAGCAATGAAGGCATTGAGATATAGGAACCTTCATACGTG A
- the LOC119987331 gene encoding pentatricopeptide repeat-containing protein At5g67570, chloroplastic: protein MEASSTTPTPPPFQFQPDTEKIKQYLLKRGVYPIPKFVRNISKKQIQKYNRTLRKRPSQTQSSILTQSQKQALPDETHFRNLKREYRRFTRTISPEGGSTYLVGSPWVRIERLRSREIASETMEFNGEKLKKENLKELREMFEEDLRWVLDDDMEMLEGIDCYYSNETWDSVRLGRRQRSEAERIRFLVDRLSQLKVTARDWKLVRMMKQSELRFSEDQLLKILEGLGEKNKWQQALAVVERVYEKKREYRSRFVYTKLLAVLGKARRPHEALSIFNLMRGDCNIYPDMAAYHSIAVTLGQAGLLKELVDAIETMKQRPKRIRNMCLRNWDPVLEPDVVVFNAVLNACVSSHQWKGVSWVFQQLRKSGLKPDGATYGLAMEVMLQSGKYDLVHEYFRKMTKKGEAPKAVTYKVLVRAFWEEGKVNEAVEAVREMEERGVVGTAGVYYELACCLCYSGRWQVAIKEVEKIKKLPHSRPLVVAYTGMIHSSMDGGYVDHCISIFEHMKDHCAPNIGTINAMLKVYGRNDMFSEAKALFEEIKCASDGANTLIPDDCTYTQMLEASASAAQWEYFDYVYREMALSGYQLGQSKYARLLVEATRAGKWHLLEHAFDTILEDGEIPNQLLFTKMVIQAVAQHNYEKAISLVGAMAHAPYQLSEMQWTDILEGSRNIIGPDGFVKLLDALLDCDAQSEMTVVNLLRSLQKLCASDTPMDLSSSPAYDAEDGDESSLDFKNGCINDDDDRRVYVPNASLNVMGGKHDCGREGRTTQCTNAKACVDDVASSESHKGSDGEPSVSIANGYVENDDEIEIDSHITQFDDSQIFSLPSANQILDAWKESRKQDGLFPFRLGQK, encoded by the exons ATGGAAGCGTCCTCTACAACGCCCACACCACCGCCCTTTCAGTTTCAGCCCGATACTGAGAAAATAAAGCAATACCTTCTCAAGAGGGGTGTCTACCCGATCCCCAAATTCGTTCGCAAtatctccaagaaacaaatccAAAAGTATAATCGCACGCTTAGAAAACGACCCTCCCAAACGCAGTCTTCAATCCTCACCCAGTCCCAGAAACAAGCCCTCCCTGATGAGACCCATTTCAGAAATCTGAAGCGTGAGTATAGGCGCTTCACTAGAACAATAAGTCCGGAGGGCGGGAGCACTTACCTTGTTGGAAGCCCTTGGGTGAGGATTGAGAGATTGAGGTCTAGAGAGATTGCGAGCGAGACCATGGAGTTCAATGGGGAGAAGCTGAAGAAGGAGAATCTCAAGGAGTTGAGGGAGATGTTCGAAGAAGATTTAAGATGGGTTTTGGATGATGATATGGAGATGTTGGAGGGTATTGATTGCTATTACAGTAATGAGACGTGGGACTCGGTGAGACTGGGGCGGCGGCAACGTAGTGAGGCAGAGAGGATTCGATTTCTTGTTGACAG GTTGAGCCAGCTGAAGGTGACTGCGAGGGACTGGAAGTTGGTGAGGATGATGAAGCAGTCCGAGTTGAGGTTCAGTGAGGACCAGTTGCTTAAGATTTTGGAGGGACTTGGGGAGAAGAATAAGTGGCAACAAGCTTTAGCCGTTGTGGAAAGGGTTTATGAGAAGAAAAGGGAATATAGAAGCAG GTTTGTTTACACAAAACTATTGGCGGTTCTTGGTAAGGCAAGGAGGCCCCATGAAGCCCTCAGCATCTTTAACCTGATGCGT GGAGACTGCAACATTTATCCTGATATGGCTGCATATCACAGCATTGCTGTCACGCTTGGTCAGGCTGGTCTTCTGAAAGAACTGGTTGATGCAATTGAAACCATGAAGCAGAGACCTAAAAGAATAAGAAATATGTGTCTCAGAAACTGGGATCCAGTCCTGGAACCAGATGTAGTAGTCTTTAATGCA GTATTGAATGCTTGTGTTTCATCCCATCAGTGGAAGGGGGTATCTTGGGTTTTTCAGCAGTTGAGAAAGAGTGGTCTGAAACCTGATGGAGCAACATACGGACTAGCAATGGAG GTGATGCTGCAATCTGGAAAGTATGACCTTGTCCATGAGTACTTCAGGAAAATGACGAAAAAAGGAGAAGCTCCAAAAGCCGTTACTTACAAAG TTCTTGTCAGAGCTTTTTGGGAGGAAGGCAAAGTCAATGAAGCCGTGGAAGCAGTGAGAGAGATGGAAGAAAGAGGGGTGGTTGGAACTGCAGGTGTATATTATGAGCTAGCTTGCTGCCTTTGCTACAGTGGAAGGTGGCAAGTTGCTATAAAAGAG GTTGAGAAGATTAAAAAACTTCCTCATAGTAGACCTTTGGTGGTTGCCTACACTGGCATGATACACTCTTCGATGGATGGAGGATATGTTGATCATTGCATTTCTATTTTTGAGCACATGAAAGACCATTGTGCCCCTAACATTGGTACCATAAATGCGATGCTGAAAGTATATGGACGGAATGATATGTTTTCCGAAGCTAAGGCGTTGTTTGAGGAAATCAAGTGTGCCAGTGATGGCGCTAATACCTTAATACCTGATGATTGCACATACACACAAATGCTTGAGGCATCAGCTAGTGCGGCTCAATGGGAATACTTTGACTATGTGTACAGGGAGATGGCTCTCTCTGGATATCAGTTGGGTCAGAGTAAATATGCAAGACTACTTGTGGAAGCAACTAGAGCCGGCAAG TGGCATCTTCTGGAGCACGCATTTGATACAATTCTGGAAGATGGTGAAATTCCCAATCAATTGCTCTTTACCAAAATGGTAATTCAAGCTGTAGCTCAACATAACTATGAGAAAGCCATCTCCTTGGTTGGCGCTATGGCGCATGCCCCATATCAACTCAGTGAAATGCAGTGGACAGACATTCTTGAGGGGAGCAGAAACATAATTGGTCCAGATGGCTTTGTGAAATTGTTGGATGCTCTTTTAGATTGCGATGCACAGTCAGAAATGACTGTCGTAAATTTGTTGAGATCATTACAAAAGCTTTGTGCATCTGACACACCAATGGACTTGTCGAGTTCCCCTGCCTATGATGCTGAAGACGGTGATGAATCATCCTTGGACTTCAAAAATGGTTGtatcaatgatgatgatgatcgaaGAGTATATGTGCCGAATGCTTCTCTAAATGTGATGGGCGGAAAGCATGATTGTGGCAGAGAAGGAAGAACTACCCAATGCACGAACGCAAAAGCTTGTGTTGATGATGTTGCATCCAGTGAATCCCATAAAGGTTCAGATGGGGAGCCATCTGTGTCCATCGCAAATGGGTACGTGGAAAATGATGATGAGATAGAAATCGATTCACATATAACCCAGTTTGATGATTCTCAAATATTCAGCTTGCCTTCAGCAAACCAGATACTGGATGCTTGGAAGGAAAGCCGGAAACAGGATGGACTCTTTCCCTTTCGACTTGGCCAAAAGTGA